The region GTGCCGACGGCCAACCGTTCTTTGCACGGATTACTTTGGAAGGCACACACCGACCTTGGAAACGCGACCCCGAACGCCCGATCGCGATCGACGATGTTGAATTACCACCGTACTATCCGGACACACCGTTCATTCGGCGTGATTGGGCGAATGGCTTGGAGCAAATGCAACTGGTCGATCGGGAAGTCGGAACGCTTCTTAAGCGTCTTGACGACGAAGGGCTGGCCGACGACACACTTGTGATTTTCATCGGTGATCACGGCCGCTGTCACATTCGCGGCAAGCAGTTTCTTTATGACGAGGGAACTCGAATTCCAATGATCCTCCGCTGGCCCGGTAAACTACCGGCCGGTCAGTCCAACGGTGACTTGGTGATGGCCATCGACCTGTGTGCGACGGTATTGGACGTTGCCAAGGTGACCGCGCCGATTCCACTTCACGGTGCGAGCTTGCTGGGAAAAGGCACGTCCGACCGCAAGTACACGTTTGCGGCACGAGACAAAATGGGAGAAACACACGACGCGATGCGAAGTATTCGCTCGAAAGATTACAAGTTAATTTTGAACCTGATGCCAGAACGAGCTTACTGCCAGTACAGTTCCTATAAAGAAGGATCGTATCCACCGCTAGCAGAACTGAACGTACTGAACCTGCAAGGCAAATTGACGCCGGAGCAAGCGGCGTTTTTAGCACCGCAAAAACCGCCGGTCGAATTGTTCGATTTGCGAAACGACCCGCATGAAATTCACAACGTTGCCGGCGATCCCGCTTATGCGAATATTCAGTCAGAACTGCTTACCGAACTGAATCGATGGCGAAGCGAAGTCATCAACGACCAAGGGGTTTCGGCAGACTTTCGTGCGATCGATGTCTTTCCGCCAACGCGTCCCTCAGCGACGGTTGGCGAGTGGGTGTTGGCAAACGCAACGGACTACGACTTCAAACTCAACGGCATGCCACCTTGGTATCCCACGCGATCACTTGAACAGTGGAAAAAGGCTCGTGAAATATGGGAGCCGTGGGTTTTCCGAGATCCCGGCAGCAAACAAAAGCGACCGGTAATCCCACATACGCGCAAGCCCAAAGTCAGCCCGAAAAAGTAAACGGGCGAGCGTCGCTACGATTGCTGCAACACCCGTTTGGCGAGTGCCGTTGTGGGCGCTTTGTCACCGTGAAGCAGATACGAACAGCCGGCGAGGTAACGTGAACGCCAAGCCGGATCGATCGCGTGGTAGTCTTCGAGTGCCGCGGAGCTAAACTTATAGTCGTGTGCATCGTTGCCTTTAAGGAACACCATCTCACGGGCGCGACGAATGAGATCAACCGCCTGGTTCCCGTTCTGGGTAAATGCGAGCACGGATTCGGCGGCCGTGTCGGAGTCGCTTCCAATTTGTGCGAACAAATCTTCGAGACTGGGCGCCGTTGCTGTGGTCGGTTCAAGTTCCAGCAGATCGATGTCACGCAGCTTATTCCGTGATTCGGCTGAGTTCCGGAAGTGAGGAATGAAGGCGGCATTCTGCAGCAGCAGCCACTGCCGAGTACGATCATCTTGGACGCTGCGATAGAGGTACCGCATCGCGTTGGAGGTCGTGACCGCATGGAGCGGAACGATCGCCGGTTGACGCGAAACCATCTCGGCGGCGGCGAGCATCACTCCGTCGTAAACGCTATCGGGATGAGTCCCCGATTGCACTAACTCGACGACCAACTCGGCGGCCTGTTCTGGGCTGGCCGTGCGGAGAGCTTTTGCGACGGTCGCCGATTCGACCTGTTTTCGCTTGGTGGAATACCAATGACCGCTGAGTTGATCCAAGCGTTTCCAGTTGCTGCGTCCGACACGATCGGCATCCAAATCGGAGGTGGCTGGGTTGGGGTCGCCGGTATGATTCAGGATCGCATAACACAGCGATCGAACCACCGGTTCGGCGTGCTGCCATCCGATCACGCCCAGCGTCCGATAGGCGTTGGCGAGGTAGATCGATTTGTGACCGATACTGCGATAGTCGCGGGCGGCATGCTTCGCCAATAAATTCAGGATCTGGCCTGCAGTGGCGGTTCTGGCCGCGACCGTGGCTGCCGCATCGGCCGCTTCGACATCCCAACCGGCGAGGGCTTGATCGAGGGCGTGCAGCGCTTTTTCAGGTTCGGGCAGGTCACCGGTCGGCGGCGGGGCCATCGTCCAATCGCCTTCACTTACGTCCGACTGTTGGGCTCGCTTAAAATAATCCACACTCCATAACAGCGGCGTCCAGCGATGTTCATCGGCGGCCGCCAGTGATGCTTGGTGTGCCGAATAAACCACCAGCACGCTGTGGAACTTGAAACCGACCGAAGGCCGAGGCTGGACGTTGCGGATCCCTGCGAGCAACAACGCCGCCAGTAAGTCCTGATAGCTGCGACCTTGATGAATCTCGGCGAACACACGATCGACAATTTGCTTTCGCGGCGTCGTCTCAAGCAACTGAACCAGCGGCTCGATTCCGGATCCAAATTGCACGCGGTCGGGGCCTACCGTCAAATCTTCCGCGGACAATGCCGGCAGGCACGAGAGTCCGGTCAAGCCACCTGCGGCTGCGGTAATTGAGCGGCGAACGAATTGTCTTCGATCTTGCATGACTGACCCCGTGTGAGATGAACTTCAAAGCGAAATCGGCGTTTTTCCCGATCACTGATTATACGGGAACGCCCATTTCAAAAAAACTTTTCGGTCAAAGCGGTAAATCTTGGATTTGCCGGAATCTCTATTCACTCTCCCCCAAGCTCACGTTCACCGCATGACAAATCCCGCTCAAAACGATGACCATTCGCCGCGTCCGGCAAGCGATTCGCCTGCGGAAATCACGTCTGAATGTCAACCGGAACGACATTCGAGGGCAGCGGAACGCGAAGTCCAATACGACCGATTCGTGGCATTGTTGGCACGGCACGACCTCGCTATCCGTCGTTTCGTTCGCTACTTGATGCCTTCGACCGATGGCGTTGACGACGTGATCCAAGAAACGGCGTTGGAGTGTTGGAGGAAGTTCGATGACTTCCTGTCCGGCCGAGAGCAAGCCAACGGAGTCGACGATTCAGCGAATGACGAATTTGTTCGCTGGGCATGTGTGATCGCCCGTTACAAAGCGATGAGTTGGCAACGCAATCGATCGCGAGATCGACTCGTGTTTCGCGAATCGGTGATCGAACATCTGGCCGGTTCGGCGGTCGAATTGATCGAACAAAGCGAACATCGACGGCAAGCGATCGAGACGTGCCTAGATCAGCTATCGGTCAACCACCGCCGCTTGGTTTTAAGCGTCCACATGCCCGGCGAATCCGTCGCGCAGATCGCCAAGGAATCCGGCGTGAAGCCCCGTCAGCTTTACAGCAAGGTGAACATGCTGCGATCCGCATTGCTGCGATGTGTCGAACGCCAACTGACGGGGGAACTCGGCAATGGATAAGCGCTTCGAAAAATTGATCTTTCAAGCCATCGATCAAACGATCTCTCCCGCCGATTTTCAGCGTCTGCAAGACGCGATCGAGTCGGACGCTGAAGTACGACAGGCTTACCTGAAATCGTTGACGCTTTGTGAGCAACTTGGTGAGATCGCTCAGGACACGTCCGTGCCGGATTCGACATCGGTCCTAACAACGATTGTCACCGATGCGACCGCTACCGACCGCCGGTTTGACTGGAGACTTCTCGGCCTTGCGGCGACATTGTTGATCGCGGTCAGCGTGGGTGCTTACCGACTGGGACGCCAGGACAACAGACTTCGACTCGGCTCACGGTTGACTGAGTCCTTGAGCGAAGAGATGCCACCGCTTTCATCGGCTGAAACACAGATCGCCGGACACGCGACGCTTCGTCGAGGCGTCGCGCTCAAGTGGCCTTCCGGGGCGACACGGCACCGCGAGGGCGATGTCCTGCCCAATGGGTTGTTGGCATTTGAAGAAGGAACTGCCGAAATCGATTTTTTCTGTGGGGCGACATTGATCGTTGAAGGCCCAGCGTCATTTGACATCGAATCGGACTGGTCCGTCGCGGTCACCCAAGGGCGTCTGAGGGCGAACGTTCCACCCGTCGCACGTGGCTTTGTCGTCCGTGCGGCAGATTCGGAGATCATTGACTTGGGCACCGAGTTTGTTCTCGAAGTTGACTCGCAAAACGTACGCGTGGATGTGATTGACGGTGAAGTGGAATTACGTGGCGGTGCGCACGACGGGCAGCACTTGCTTACCGGTGAAGGTGTCTCCTTAAAAGGCGATGCGGCCGCGATGCCATCGCCCGCATCGATCAGCACCGTTTCTGATCTTCAGCAACAGCGACGAATCGCGGATGAGCGATCGTTTGAACGCTGGAAAACGTTTGCCAACCAGTTAAGTCTGGACAGGCGTCTGATCGCTTATTTCCCGATCGCGAGTGGCTTGCAGGATGGCTTGCAGAGTGGCTTGCTGGGACGTGTCGTTCCAGACGTTGCCGCGTCTGGGCAACAATCGAATGGGCGAATCGTTGGCCCGGTTACGTCAGCGGACGGCCGTTTCGGTGACGGATCGTACGGATTGGAATTCGATCGCACCGGTGCGCGAGTCAGAACACGCATCGACGGGACATTTCGTGCCTTCACGTTTGCCTGCTGGGCCAAGATTGACAGCCTCAAGCATCGCTACAACGCACTGTTCATGTCGGACGGCTATGAAAACGGAGAGCTGCACTGGCAAATTCGCGATGACGGCCGATTGATGTTTTCGGTGATGGTCGACGATACCCAAAAGACGCAACACTTCAGTCCGCAAGACAACAAAATGGTGACTCAAGCAGGTCTCCACCGCGTCTACTACAGCGACACATTCTGGGATTTGTCTCAGAGCGGACAGTGGTTCCATTTGGCCGCCGTCTATGACCCGGCCAATCGGAAAGTCATCCAGTACGTCAACGGTACACCGATCGCTTCGGAAACCATCGCCGAGAAGTTTTATGTGGACGAGCTTCACATCGGTGCCGCAGAAATCGGCAACTGGGGGCAACCGTTCCGAAAAACACCTTGGTTTGCCGTTCGAAACTTCAACGGCGCGATCGACGAAATGGCCATCTTCGACGCCGCGCTCTCCGGCGAAGAGCTTCGGCAAATCTATGAGTCCGGTAAGCCGGTCGGATATTAAGAACGCCCCCCGCGGTGAAGGCCGCATCGTCATGTTTTGGAGCAAGTGAATGAATCGATTGTTTACGGCAGCGTTCGTTTTCCTAGGCAATTTTTTGCCGTGGAGTGTCGGCGTTGTTTCCGCAGCGGATCGACCGAACGTGTTGTTCATCGCCGTTGATGACCTTCGTCCGGAACTCGGCTGCTACGGTTCAGAGATCGCTATCACGCCCCACTTGGACGCCTTGGCGTCCGACGGGCTGTTGTTCGATCGAGCGTATTGTCAACAAGCGATTTGTCGGCCTTCGCGAGCCAGCTTGATGACGGGGACGAGACCCGAAACGACCGGACTGTTCCACAACTATGTTTCGTTGCGTGAATTGCAGCCTGATATTTTGACGATGCCGGAACACTTCGTCGCGGAGGGATATGAAACGGCCTATGTCGGAAAGATTTTCCATCACGGTGACACCGACGATGACCGGTCGTGGAGCCGCAAATCAGCCAATTGGTTGAAAGACATCGAACGCCCCAAAGGCCCCTATCGACTTCCCGAAAACGTCAAGCTTCGCCAAGAGAACTTCAATGCGATGTTTGCCAAATACGGTGAAGCAGCTCGCCGAGGCTTGGCCAGCGGGCCAGCCTATGAGAGTGCCGATGTCCCCGATCATGCCTACGTCGACGGTTACAACACCCGACTTGCGATTAAAACGATGCAACAATTGGCGGACGGCGAGAAACCGTTTTTCCTTGGCATGGGCTATCACCTGCCGCACCTCAATTGGTGTGCACCGAAAAAGTACTGGGATTTGTACGACCCGGCAGAAATCCCGTTGTCCGATCAAGTTGATGCGCCGCAGGGTGGAGCGGCGATGGGATTGCATGCTTCGTTTGAACTGCGAACTCGCTCGGGAATCCCCAAATCAGGACCGATCGATCGAACACTTTCGCGAACCCTTAAGCACGCTTACTTGGCCAGCACCAGCTACGTCGATGCGCAAATCGGCCTATTACTCGATTCGCTCGAACAATCCGGCCTACGTCAAAACACCATCATCGTCGTGTGGGGAGACCACGGGTGGCATCTCGGCGACATGGGCGTCTGGGGCAAAGCGACAAACTACGAGATCGCGACACGGGTTCCGCTGATGATCTGGACTCCCGAAATGGAAGTCCGAGGTGAAACGACGAAAGCACTCGTAGAATTGGTCGACTTGTTCCCAACGCTTTGTGAGTTGGTGGGCATTCCCAAACCAGGCCATCTGGAAGGCCATAGCTTTGCACCGTTGTTGTCGGATCCCCACCGCGAATGGAAGAAAGCCGCCTTCAGTCAGTACCCCAATCCGGCACTGCGTGAATGGGCCGCAAACCCGTTGTCGCAAGGCATGCGTGAAACTTGGTTCGGGCCGTTAATCGAGCAAGTGGAACAGCGAATCATCGAGCAACAAGGTGATCGCTGGGATCGTGACTTATTCGAACAACATCTGATGGGCTACACGATGAGAACCGACCGCTATCGATTGGTGGTTTGGCGTGATCATCGCGATCGAGAAGCCAAGCCAGTGTTTATCGAGCTATTCGATCATCACGATGATCCTCAGGAAACAAATAACATCGCCAAGCGGCAACCAGACCTTGTGCAAACGCTTCTGCGTCAACTGGAATCCGGCTATGCGGCGTCACTTTAGCAACACTTGACTGCTCTCAGTTCTAATGCTTTGTCTAGCCCCAATCCTCGGATTCGGCTCATCAGCCGACGGGCGTTGGCCCCGGCTATTGCACCGAAATCGTGACTAACGCCATGCGGCGAATCCTAATTTCAAAGGTTGACGAAGCACTCGATTGTTCCCCAGCAAAAATGTTCCCCAACGAAATTGATCACTCATCTTCGAAACCGATTCAGTTCTATGCACTTCAAACGTAGTTGGCTTGCCACGACGGTCGTACTTGGCTTTGCGATGGGGCAAGTCGTCGACCAGAGCCTAGGAAGAGAAACCGTTGATCCGAAAACGGTTTCGGCGCCCGTGGATTTCGACGAGCATGTCCTGCCGATCTTGGAGGATCGTTGCCTGTATTGTCACGGCGAAGACGAGCAAGAGTCCGGTCTTCGGCTCGATCGACGCGCCTTCATGATCAAAGGAGGTGACTCGGGTTTGGCCGCGGTTGTCCCCGGAAAACCCTCGAATAGCTACTTGATCGATGTGATCAAGCATCTTGATCCCGATGTCAAGATGCCACCGGACGACGACAAACTGCCGGCCGAAGAAA is a window of Roseiconus lacunae DNA encoding:
- a CDS encoding sulfatase family protein encodes the protein MPRNFLDALKIACLFLIGASLSLAIESSVHADERPNILWITIEDWSPDLSCYGTKGIYTPHVDQLASEGVRYERAFTTSPVCSTSRSAMMTGFHQNYLGAHQHRTETKKPLPHGIRPIPHLLADAGYYTCLMSRKVDCNFLPDTKQALFDGVDWKDRADGQPFFARITLEGTHRPWKRDPERPIAIDDVELPPYYPDTPFIRRDWANGLEQMQLVDREVGTLLKRLDDEGLADDTLVIFIGDHGRCHIRGKQFLYDEGTRIPMILRWPGKLPAGQSNGDLVMAIDLCATVLDVAKVTAPIPLHGASLLGKGTSDRKYTFAARDKMGETHDAMRSIRSKDYKLILNLMPERAYCQYSSYKEGSYPPLAELNVLNLQGKLTPEQAAFLAPQKPPVELFDLRNDPHEIHNVAGDPAYANIQSELLTELNRWRSEVINDQGVSADFRAIDVFPPTRPSATVGEWVLANATDYDFKLNGMPPWYPTRSLEQWKKAREIWEPWVFRDPGSKQKRPVIPHTRKPKVSPKK
- a CDS encoding sigma-70 family RNA polymerase sigma factor is translated as MTNPAQNDDHSPRPASDSPAEITSECQPERHSRAAEREVQYDRFVALLARHDLAIRRFVRYLMPSTDGVDDVIQETALECWRKFDDFLSGREQANGVDDSANDEFVRWACVIARYKAMSWQRNRSRDRLVFRESVIEHLAGSAVELIEQSEHRRQAIETCLDQLSVNHRRLVLSVHMPGESVAQIAKESGVKPRQLYSKVNMLRSALLRCVERQLTGELGNG
- a CDS encoding LamG-like jellyroll fold domain-containing protein, translated to MDKRFEKLIFQAIDQTISPADFQRLQDAIESDAEVRQAYLKSLTLCEQLGEIAQDTSVPDSTSVLTTIVTDATATDRRFDWRLLGLAATLLIAVSVGAYRLGRQDNRLRLGSRLTESLSEEMPPLSSAETQIAGHATLRRGVALKWPSGATRHREGDVLPNGLLAFEEGTAEIDFFCGATLIVEGPASFDIESDWSVAVTQGRLRANVPPVARGFVVRAADSEIIDLGTEFVLEVDSQNVRVDVIDGEVELRGGAHDGQHLLTGEGVSLKGDAAAMPSPASISTVSDLQQQRRIADERSFERWKTFANQLSLDRRLIAYFPIASGLQDGLQSGLLGRVVPDVAASGQQSNGRIVGPVTSADGRFGDGSYGLEFDRTGARVRTRIDGTFRAFTFACWAKIDSLKHRYNALFMSDGYENGELHWQIRDDGRLMFSVMVDDTQKTQHFSPQDNKMVTQAGLHRVYYSDTFWDLSQSGQWFHLAAVYDPANRKVIQYVNGTPIASETIAEKFYVDELHIGAAEIGNWGQPFRKTPWFAVRNFNGAIDEMAIFDAALSGEELRQIYESGKPVGY
- a CDS encoding sulfatase — translated: MNRLFTAAFVFLGNFLPWSVGVVSAADRPNVLFIAVDDLRPELGCYGSEIAITPHLDALASDGLLFDRAYCQQAICRPSRASLMTGTRPETTGLFHNYVSLRELQPDILTMPEHFVAEGYETAYVGKIFHHGDTDDDRSWSRKSANWLKDIERPKGPYRLPENVKLRQENFNAMFAKYGEAARRGLASGPAYESADVPDHAYVDGYNTRLAIKTMQQLADGEKPFFLGMGYHLPHLNWCAPKKYWDLYDPAEIPLSDQVDAPQGGAAMGLHASFELRTRSGIPKSGPIDRTLSRTLKHAYLASTSYVDAQIGLLLDSLEQSGLRQNTIIVVWGDHGWHLGDMGVWGKATNYEIATRVPLMIWTPEMEVRGETTKALVELVDLFPTLCELVGIPKPGHLEGHSFAPLLSDPHREWKKAAFSQYPNPALREWAANPLSQGMRETWFGPLIEQVEQRIIEQQGDRWDRDLFEQHLMGYTMRTDRYRLVVWRDHRDREAKPVFIELFDHHDDPQETNNIAKRQPDLVQTLLRQLESGYAASL